The genomic window gctaggtcttaggcttgtgaaaagaattacaaaacctgctttgcgcaaaagaaccatagccattccttgaataccctctatcatgtgcattgttgttgtggtggcttgctgagtacggttggtactcacccttgcaatatacaaacttaatcagaggtcaaagatgaagcttcggaggatccctatgcttaCTACTAGGAGGGTggtgaagacgatggcgctcagtaggtcttagttacggctgttgcctgtggcaatggcgtgccgctgccttaactccgctacCTTATCTACATCTGCTTTTGAAATGTATTCCGGACCACTCGGTCCTATgatctaagactatgcctgcgggcctatgatgtaataattcacactagactctcgtgtatgtgcatttggtatttcagctatgaactcgtgtgtaccagactacttgatccagggaaatggtactgtttacacgattgattcctgttataaaaacgggggtccacagagcacggtgacatgccggtggattgtgtcttgtgtgTACAGTtatgcacctctggccagagtgaaactatttgaatagtcgtgcccgcggttatgggcgatcgactagaatcaccgtgattagtcccactcTATTAATTAACTTGACTTAATGggctggtgtagttcaggtggtttggctgtgcctgttcaacgtggtttAGCACTGTTTAGTGGATATTTAATCTtgccttaattaatcaactgttttactgttttcaatTGTAAATGTTTACAACTACCTTTTTGTAAATAGCCACAAATCTCCCTTTGCcttccccttgcacgtctgcatcatcgGTGTGGTTTGCTGAGTATGgcggttgtactcagccttgctattattcctcctaagtgtagtgcttctgagctgaagataAAGTTAGAGGATCAAGGCTTATACCCCATTTGAGTTTTTGCATGTGGAGTAGAGCTGAAGCCTCGCTAGGATCGACTCGTTTCCCGCTGGTGCTTTCTTTTtagtgtgaggactaagtgcctcttctataAGTATTCACGCTTTATTTACCTTTAgatatgtatatttatttgtcatTTTGTGTACCTTGGTTTGATTCATGGAGAGGGACTTATACACAGAATAGTATGAAAATTTAGCTAAATTTCTAGGTGTGACACATTATCATCTTCATTGATCTCCTGTCGTGCCTCTTTGGCATTGCCTCTGCTTTAGTTTCTCCGACGTCTCCGCTCCTGCTAATGGATGGCTTAGTTTGTCTCTAGTTGCCTCCATCATCGTTGAGTTGTGATTTCGTCTCCACGGTTGGCCTGCTACGCTGCCGTTGACGGGTGACCTCATCGTTATCGTCGGTTGCCTACACCGTCATTGACTGGTGATCCTGTCTCCATGCCAGCAATATCAATAGCTTGTAATGAGTTATTTCGACAACGATAGAAGGACACACAATATGCTCGAGCGCTTGCCAGCTCAAGCACGAGGATCATACCTTTAACCAAGACTTGTTCTGCATAGATGCAACAAGAATTTATGGCTGTGAGCTTATCTCCTACGCTCAAGGTCTAGATCAATCATTATTTCCCACGAGGACCAACGATTGAGTACTTGTGCCTATTGGGATTCAATTATCATATTTACTTCGATACACCCTAtgagggataatcactcagatcaaaAGTTGCTCAGATGAGATGCACTTCGTCAACATCACCCGGAAATTTGTCATTCTGGTGTAGACTAAGAGATGTTTTACACATGTCATCTTTTTAAGCGTATCGGTGCGCATATTTTGGGCCTATACCCAATATGTTCCAGCccatatttccaggtgtggtgaagCTGTATGTCTTATAGGGACTTAAACATATTCATCTTTGCAATATGCACACGTTGTGAACCCAATACCTTCAAAATTCCTTTGTTCGCTGCATAAAGGCTTTCTAATTAAGGGATAATTGCTTTTTGACCATGTTTCGAAGACTAACTACCAATctgatctttctttttctttttgtttgtttgacaCTGCTTTTCAAAACCGAACCTACCGTTTGACCCTATTTGCACTACACCATCATAGTTtcatttaggaaaaagaaaaaagaaatctatGTGTTATTCAAACTGACTAAAATACCCTTCCTTCAACCTTACCCGCCTCCTACCTCCCTGCCTTCAATCTTATCCTTATCTTTCTCTCACTCTCTTCTGTCAGCGTGAGTGGCAGGCTTCAGCGCGTGGAGGGAGAAGGCAATGGTGGTCGTGTCGACATGCGGAGGGAGGGGGCAACGACGCCGGCTCCGACGCACGGTGGGAGGAGTTGGCTGTAGTTGTTCCGACCCGCGAAGGGACGGGATGGCAGCACCGGTGCCAACGcgcagagggaggaggcggcggcggtggcattgatgtgtggagggagagaggtgaTGGCTCCGCTAACACGTGGAGGGAGGGAACGACGTCAGCAGCAGCGGCGTGCGGCGTCAGCTGCGATGGAGCGTGGTGTCAGCGGCGGTGTGCGGTAGTGCACGGTTGGCGACAGCAGCGTGCGGCATCCGCTGCGGTGGTGCGTGTtgtcggcggtggtggttgtGGCAGCATGGTGTCAGTTGCAGCGCGCGGCGTCCGCTGTAGCGGCGTGTGTCGTCGGTGGCGTGCGGCGTCCTTTGCGTGGATGGACGAGTAGGATGAGTGTGGGGAGGAGAAGATGTTGGTGTTGTTCTTGGCTTTCTCTTCTAATTTGTTGGTTCTACTTTTTTACCACCATAAAAGCAAAATCAGTGTACCAAATTTGTATCAAATTTTGTTcagtttattttcttaaaaatcagttaaatagATTCAAATTTATCAATTGAAGCTGAATATATCAAAGTAGTGTCGAATGTGAAACAAATGTCAAGTTTGTGACAAATATAGTATATGCACATTtaatataactaggaaggtagcccgcgcatatgtGTGAGCACTTATTTAATGTTGCTTGAATTTTTGTTACGGATGTTTacatttatatgatatttttaaaatagatcttgactctattttaaacatgttttcgTTAATATCTAGTTTGGACATATTACTTGAAACCGTACAACCTTGAATTTATGAAAACATGTGTCACGATTATGGAATACAGGAGTTGTTTCATATCTATTTCTactatatgtgatttttttaaccTAGATAAATGGTTTTTTAAATACTACCACGATAATTTCCAACGCACTATATTATTGGttttattttgacaaatatctataattttgagtttgtttttttcaatGCCTATTATTCATAATCAGATGAGACacatttactaattaatttggagAATGAATCTATTTTCCTAAACTTATTTACAATAACTAATTTATACAAGTATACTTTATAGTCACATCAATAGGGTGTATGACATAGGTCCATCAAATTATGCCTAATGTGCTGGAATTCTTcaactataagaaaatatatcatgagtagTTTATGGCGCATGTTACTTGATTGTTTATTTGTTATCAAAACTATTTGACACAAAGAAAAACATACATATGACAATAAATCTCATGATGGTTTAAGTGGTTGTATTATAGCAAGAATAATTGgcttgaaatatttttcatatttttttacatctaTGTAACATTTATATTGCACATTTATCAAATACTAATGAAATAAttctaaagattaaaaaaattgagaatctTAATCTCTAACAAATTAAAACCAAATCAGATCTACTaaaaaacacaactaaattgtgttgttttcatttattttacatatgtagatttaaattagcATTGTGTAATcgtcaagtgatatttgacacctgaaatatgatgtgaaatttttaaaataggaaagagtacgaattacccccataaacctgaaaaccagacatctttcaccctcaactattagTATCAGACGAATTACCCCTAACTCAACCTGGAGCGGTTTTGTTCCTACGTGACAGTCCAGTaagcatttttttagaaaataaattaggtGGGACCTACAGTCACACTCTCTACCCTCGctatctctctcccctctcccttctctctccctcatttCCTTAATCCCATTCCCcagcccctctctctctctctctcttatccctCTCCTTACTGAGGGGCAGCCGGGCCGCGCCCCGCCAGCCCGCCGCTATTATCCTTCTCCTTCGTCTATTCCACTGCTCTTGCTCTCTTGATTGATTCACCTCGTTGTTCTTGATTGGTGCTTTCTGTCTCATTAGGAGAGAGGCATTGGTGGTGGGGATCGGTTATGAACCGTGGTGGGATGGCATGCTGGTAGATGGAGCCACAACTGCATTTGTTGGGGGAGTTCTCGATGGCAGGAAGCTAGTGAAATTGAGTTCACCAATTTGGACTGAAGAAGTGATCTCAGATAGGGGGGTTGCTGCCTGGAAGTGTAGGAAAACAATGCAGAGAGAGGTATACAGTTAAGATCACTTGATTTGTCTGATAAATCCGTTGATGGCATGTAGGCATAGTTAGCTGCCTAGTCAACCCAATAAAATGAGGCTATAACAAGTTCTATCATTACTATGCTGCATTTTTGCCAAGTCTGCAATCTATCAATCTTCATCCCCCGAGTCTCTGAACATAAATTACCTACATCTGTTAGATGGCTCAATTTATCTTTAGCTAGACAATCTATTAGAAGATGATGAGGGATTTGGGTGAGCTTCTTTAGATTGATTGTTTTCAGTATCTTAGATTGGACTCGTGCAATGTCTaatgcaatgttttttttttttgtcactgaGTTTTGAAGGGAACGACTCCTTGCAGCCTCTGTGCTACATCGGGCACCATCACCGGACAGCCTGTGGCCCTTCTCTATGTGCCATCAGTGCACTTAGATTGTGCACTTTTTTGATTTCCCAGGGGGAGGTCTCTTCAAAGTGGCAACCGAAGCAAATTTCTTGATCCAACAAGCAAGGAATCACGGAGGTGGATCTTTGTGTTTGCTCATCATGTGAAATCAAAAAATTTCTTGAAGCAGCACACGCAAGAAACCAAAGAGAAGCACCGAAAAGTTGAGTTCAAAGAAAACTAAATGGCATTTTTTCGTCATACCCAGGTGATTTGTGTTGTTCATCTTCGGTTCTTCTCCCTGAATCTCCTCATCGTCCATCTATTTGattctctccttctcttcttttctctttgatCTGGAATTTGATCTGGTTTGTTGTCCTTTCTCCTTTATTCTTGGATGCTAAGCTCCTTTTCTATTTCTGGCAGGCACACGGGATTTTTTTGTGGGCGACATTGCGTGCTGCACATGATTTCTTTGTATTTGGGCTTTTTAATCCCATCATGGGCTGTGGGCTGTGGGCCATGTGAACTAGTGGgctttttttgtttgtattttttgtGCACAAATTGTGACGGGCTTTTTGTTTCTTCAAAGAAAAGAGGATGTGGGCTGTggcctaacaaaaaaaaaacagaaatggGCTGTGGCctaacaaaaaacaaaaaaaatcacactaCTTTCTTTCTGCGCTCATCGATCGTCTGTGCACGGATTGCATGGCCAGCAGAAAAAAAAGGGctgacaaaacaaaaaatttcagCCGCATGTTACATAGACAGtccctattttttaataatagatccaATCTGATGGTGTAAAATGACGGGTCCaacaatttaagtgaaaattaatgGTGAGATTAGACCGTGCCACGTGGCGGtctaagagcgtttgtaggagtgccatgtggcggcttgagagtgtttataggaagtttagtggacttttagtatataatagatagatatggtCAAATAATTAAGGGCAAAAAGGACTATTTGTCCCTTAGTTAACACTATTAACTCGTCTTAACGTAATAGGGTCAGCTTTCATCTTCTATTTTGAAAAGCGGGTCAGcattgacataaagggcagatttaacatgtcaattgAGCATATAggacaaatatagttaaatcaggtaagatcggctgaaaccccgatgctaccctaatcggcaaccaaaggcaggctagagattgagattctaatcacgactcataagatcaaactcaactgatgcagctataagtatgaaaagaaagacaatatctagacaatcaagccgttggatgtttcatagagtggtagatatcctatataatctaagtcaacgtcgatatttaacctaatcggctgccttctagtaaCATACGTTAGCCGATTAGAGGTTAGATatcgatattgccagagattatataagatatatgataactcgacgaattacataaataggattagagtatcataaatatggaagcactaatcctgagaacgcaagccgccataacaagttttacctctagttgaagatcgaaaccgatgcagctcaacccaaaagcaagaactcgtcgaaacaaaatgaaagtaaaagggtggcgatgcgccgagattgtattgaacatgtgttagattgattacatgggctcggggtctatttatacccgagattacaaaatatgtccatatcggacacgactcttatctctaacaaactctaagataccataagtctttgcggcagacttttgcccaaacatatctctaaggaaattaaataaaatatcctaattaatagatacaattgtcttctcagaactctatccgtgcgtggcaatcctcatgaagctcATTAATCACAACCCGACAACATATACcatgtcatattgtcggatcTGACTCGATCGGCTAACCTCATCCAACTCGAACTCTGCTGATCCCagtcgtagccgatttggactccagccgatcctTTCTCTGTTTCCGGTGCGATCTCCATCTCGAattccgcttcgatcccatcttcatctccgatacttggattaccaaatttggttgttaacaatactataatttaatattacGTCACTTGGCTAGCTAAAATTGTAATTTttaactatatgtttagttgaTTCCCAACTAAGCATATAGTTAAGGGCTACACCTGTTTATTCATCTATTCGATGTATCTATCTATTTAATCCATTTAACGAGCACTCCACGGCCTCTTTgcttatatatgtgtgtatatatttattGGGGGACGCTGCGGTGCTTTCTACCTATAGTATTATCCTACGAGTAGAATTAATCCtgaccatttattttaaagGGTAGATTAGTAATCTCCTAATATAGATTAGGGGTAATTTTGGCTGGGGGCTGATTTCTCTGTCTCAGTCGCTTGATTGCATCAGACCCGACGCAGGAACTGCATCTCGCTGTTACTTATCGCGACACTCCTCCCGGCAGGTGGCGGCGCGACAAAAATCGCCGGCAGCGCTTTGTACTCTCTGTTTGGATCAGACAGCAATACTATGCAATGTGCGACTGGTTGCTTTCCAGCAGGTACTGAAACCCATTTCACGCAGGCATTCATCAGACAACTGCTAGTCTGCTAccttgaaaaaattatgaactcGCGTAATAGCAGATAAATCTGCCGAAAAGCTGTTTGCAAGTAATGTGATGGTGCATGCATATAAATAAGTGTTTGATCGATCCATTCAGGAAGATCTAAACAGCCAAATTTAACATATAAGCAGTAGCACTCACGATTTCTCTTCCATATCCATACTGTTGCTCTGAAGCCATAGACCTGCTAGTAGTCATTCCATAAGCTACTAGTCGAGCGCGACGACCCTAGCCCGAGCTACCGAGTGCACCGTTGGGGAGGAGGGAGCCAGCTGCAGCAGGCCGTGGGCAGATGGATCGACAGGGGAATGGATGCGTGGTGACCGCCGTTATGTGCCAAGTTACAATATTATCCCTCCACTCCATTTTGCAATGGACTATTATGCCCTTCCACTTTTCTATTACCCTTAATTGACGTGGAAGTATAATTAGATCAAGTCCATTAGATTGAAAAATATCAACGGCTTAGATTAAttctactaccagtagaaaGCATCGGAGTCTCactcatatttatttatttcaaatgTACATACCCTTTATATTCTTTCCTCATCCAAGTATTCACAACTCTTCCTACTTTGTTAGTCATGTTAGTAATCCCACAACAACGTGTGTGTTAACATTTAGTTTTAGTCGAGAGTAATCCCCAATCCACGACATTCCAAAGAAACAACACAGTAAGCATCCCCCGTCGCCTCACCTCCGAACAAGCCCTTAGCGTGAGTTAAAATCCACGTTTGAATGTATTCATATTTACAAGCCCCAAAGCCCCAAACGTACGAGGCTGCATTTGATCCACCTATCAGGCATAGTTCACCACAGTAAGTCAGCCACTATTTGGTCCATTTGATGCACCTATCAAGCATAATCACATGCTTAAAGTGCAATCACATGTTCCGACTAGAAGCGTTGTTCAGACAGTATATAGCAACGTGAATCGGTGCTGGTTACGCCATTATTAAATGAATCTGGATGCACCTCAGCACAGCACATTGGTTGGTACGAGAAAGTCAATGATACGGAGTATAGTACCAGTAGCATAATGATAGTAGAACAACTGAACAAGAGAAGGGAATTGTCGATAAAGAATTCAAGGAACCTTTATATGATTTTATATGGTTAGAATGAATATTGTTCCATCTTGGCGCGACGGCAATCTATACAGTTTACACTATCACACAAGTAATTTCTAAACTTTCTATAATTCAGACAATTTGCATCTCCTCATGAAAGCcatgagtgagagagagaataaaCAACAGATTTACTACATAAAAGCAAAAGGAACGAACCgtgaaaagaaaaatggaacATTGGACAAGAGCATCTCAAAGCCTACGGGTTTAGATTATCCAGTGCCTCCAGGAGAATAGGCCTGAACCTCTTGCAGTCCAGCTTCACATTCTGTTTGTCCATGAAAGTCTGCCTGATGAAATCGAATCCACGCTGGTGGAATGAGATAGGATTGTTGAAAATCTCGTGGTCTCTAGGGTACTGATCCGTCAAGCTGCTCTCGTCGACATCGATGCTGTATTGCTTGTACCTCAGACCCATCAACTCTGCAGGGTTGCCGAAATCGGTGCGTGATATCCAGTCCAGGCCACCCCATGGCACTATCTGAATGAGCGTCGCATTTTGTGGCAGGAACACACAGTTTGTGAGCCCAGCACCATGGACACCCATCATCACGTCGACAGAGTTAACCAGCCGCGCAAACCAGGAGATATCGGAGCTCACATTGGCCTCGTCGATCACCACCTCAAAACCAAGCTCCTCCGCCATGGAAATGATCTCATCCAGGTTGAGAAACATTCTTGTACGGTGTCTCTTGATGATGAACAACCTTGGCTTGATCTTGGGGTACTCACCGAGCACGGTCACACTGTCCCTGCCCAGCGAGTAAGCTCCACGCATGAATCTGTTGAAATCAGCCATCGAATAGTTGTGCGGTGCCTTGGTTGAGTCGATTGTGAACTCCATATAGGCATGCAGCCCGACAATGGCATGCTTGAAGCAGTGCACTTGGTCGTCCTTGCTGAAATCAATCACAGGATACTTGGATAACTTCTGGAGAACTGTCTGGTACTTGATCGTCCACCAAAATGCCATGTCTGTTATAAGGAACTGAACTTCTCCGTTGAACTCGCTTGCGGTCGTGAAAAGAGGGACGAGAACATCAGTGAAGTCATGGAACAGGTTCCCCGTGTAGCCGGTCAGTGAGAAGATCACAGCAGGCACATCGTGGTATTTGGTGCATTCAGGCGCCACTTTGCTCGATTTCACGGTTACCTCAGTGATATGGCTGAGGCAGAATTCATCCCCTTTCCGAGGGTACGGCTTAATCTTCCACACCTCATCCCTCTGCGAACCTTCAGGCTCCATGAACAAGACCGAAGTGGCAGTTGGATGAATTCTAACGTCACCACGCATCTCGCACACATTTGCTGTGAAATTAGAGAAATCACACAAGGGCTTGCTACCCTGCTGGACATTATTCATACCTGTGAAAAATGGAACGTTGTGCGCCAGGAACaagtattttcatttttgtcaaacaaaaacatgtagtttttCATCAAAAGGTGGGGACTTAGCCAGCTAGACTAGAACAGCGGAGAAAAAAACAGTTGTAATGAAACAGTGACAGGATGCATCAATAATAATGCAATGCAGTGCTGGAATGGTGGATGCCAGCAAAAATCATCATCGCAATGATAGCATATACAGGACAATAGCATCCCTTGCCCTGGGGCCTAAAATTCCAGATAACTTAAATTCTGAAGAGGTGTTGAAGCATATCTTCATTGAATGCTTAGTGCCGacaagtactactagtagtgtcTAGATCAAAAACTTAAAATGGATACCCCAACCGCCAATATCGCATATCCTATGGCTAGGACAAATTAAGACAGTTGACGTGTACCAGCGAATGTGTGGAGTACAGTGATAGTATACCTTCTTGCTTGGCATTTTCAGTGTCCTCAGCAGCATCATGAATCGTGTAATTGGAAACTGTTGGGAGGGTGACTTTATGCTTCTGCTCCGCGTGTTCGCGCTCCTCGTCATTCCcattagggcatccacaatggttatctataggctctctacaagagatccatgtcagcatattttcctacttggaagagattaaatgaagagagagagcaaaactatctaTTAACATAGAGatagtctatatagaaaaacgaggcaatgtattagagagctatagatacccatgtagataTACCATTAAAGtgatttactattaatctagtctattggtgagatgtacatgttttatagatagcaccttactttaccattgtgggtgctcttactctccccgtctcctccaccgcctACAGTACAGATCGATCCGGGCAAGCATTGATAGAAAGGCTCAGTTACCCATCCCAGCTCTGAGTTTCAGATCACGGATCCACGAGCTCTCTACCGAATGTAtgaaaattctggaaaaattcaTAGCTCGTGGACAAAGAAATTATGGGGGTTAACTACGACGGTTCACCTAACGTCTCCTGTTGGGATTTATGGTCGTTGCCCTCCTTGTTGTGGGTCGGCTCCATCATTTCGCTGGTCGGGTCCGGCTCGCTCAGCACTCTCCCCTCCTTCTCGCCGGCTCCTCCTGTCCCTGTGGAGATCAGACGAGGCCATACCACACGCGCAATTAGGAGACCAAGCAAAAGATAAGGTAGCTAGGCAGTAACAAGAGCAAGGACGAACACCGTTAGTATCCGTCAGGTAAAATTGTGAcggagaacaaaaaaaaaaaaaacaaggaaattAATTAGTTGACCTTTTAGTTTCACATCAGCTTCGTCGTCAACCACTTCGGGGTCACCACCTGAAGAAGGGAAAGAAACAAGACAGGATGAAGTTGGATGCTCCCCGCGCGCAATTCGCCGTGCGAGAAGGCGAAAAGATCGGCTAGAGGATCGGAGGGGAGGAGCTTACGGAGAGCGTCGGTGGAGGTTTTCCGGGACTCGCCGGAGGGCTCGTTGACCTTCTGCTGGATCAGGATGGACGTCGGCGCCTGTTCCACCGGAAGCTTGCCGTTCACTgtgcacatgaaaaaaaaaaagaaaccgaaAAAGCTTTGCCGTTCACTGCGCTACGAACAAAAGAGTAGAGATTCCAAATTTGGCCTTGTCAACTTACAGCCGAAGAGGATGGCGTCGGGCTTGGAAACGAAGACGAAGGTGAGGGAGACGAGGAAGaagccgacgacgatgaccagCAGCCGGAACCGCCGCGACTCCTGCCGGAGGCCCCGGACCAGCTTCGGCCGTTCACCCGCCTTCATCCTGCCCGCCGTCCCCTCCGACTTCTTCCTCGGCCGCCGGGAGCCAAGAAACAGGCgcggaagaaaagagagagagagcaagatgACAAGATGCGGACGCAGTCAGCCTTTGGCTACTTGCCCCCGGCTGACCAGAGACGAGGAGGGCGAAGGAAAACGGAGTTGGTGGGGAAACTGGCAAACTGCTGGGGTGAGCCTGACTgaggaattaaatttgaaaatatactttttttttttaataatttgcaTTTATGTACCTGCTAGACAAAGTTTTGCGTAAATATACCTTCCCCGCGTTCTGGGGAAGCGGGAACGAGACGGTGATGCAGATTTGTTGTGCGGGAACACGGTGGCGCGGACCGGGGGATCGACTCGATTGCGCGGAATGGCAATGCAGTACCGAGATGGTCCCGCGGGGTGGCTGCGCGGAGTGGGTTTGGCTTGCAGGACTGGTCCTGGCAGAGTCGGTCGCGTGGACTGAAGGCGCGGGACCGTGTCGGTCCCACAGCCCCAATCAGCGGCACCGAGCCGCTCCCCTCATGGTCGGGTCCACCCGGGCAGAGATGGTAGGCGCGGTCGGGCGGTCGGGCAGAGATGGCAGGCATGGGTGGGCAGAGATGGCAGACGGTCGCACAAAACAGAGGCGCGGTCCTGCAGACCCATTATGCGGCACCGATCCATCGGTCCCGCCCCCCAGTCCGATCCCGTCACCCTCCTAttccatttttttctattttaagtgcaactatAAGTTTCTATACCAACCTTCGATGGttatttatatttgaatttttttttaaattagtatttttgttattattaaatgataaaatataaatagtattttatttgtagctaatgttttaaatttttttaaataaaacgaacaatCAAAGTTGGCTATCGAAAATCATGGC from Oryza glaberrima chromosome 6, OglaRS2, whole genome shotgun sequence includes these protein-coding regions:
- the LOC127777217 gene encoding alpha-1,3-arabinosyltransferase XAT3-like isoform X1, whose protein sequence is MKAGERPKLVRGLRQESRRFRLLVIVVGFFLVSLTFVFVSKPDAILFGLNGKLPVEQAPTSILIQQKVNEPSGESRKTSTDALRGDPEVVDDEADVKLKGTGGAGEKEGRVLSEPDPTSEMMEPTHNKEGNDHKSQQETLGGGGDGESKSTHNGKVREPIDNHCGCPNGNDEEREHAEQKHKVTLPTVSNYTIHDAAEDTENAKQEGMNNVQQGSKPLCDFSNFTANVCEMRGDVRIHPTATSVLFMEPEGSQRDEVWKIKPYPRKGDEFCLSHITEVTVKSSKVAPECTKYHDVPAVIFSLTGYTGNLFHDFTDVLVPLFTTASEFNGEVQFLITDMAFWWTIKYQTVLQKLSKYPVIDFSKDDQVHCFKHAIVGLHAYMEFTIDSTKAPHNYSMADFNRFMRGAYSLGRDSVTVLGEYPKIKPRLFIIKRHRTRMFLNLDEIISMAEELGFEVVIDEANVSSDISWFARLVNSVDVMMGVHGAGLTNCVFLPQNATLIQIVPWGGLDWISRTDFGNPAELMGLRYKQYSIDVDESSLTDQYPRDHEIFNNPISFHQRGFDFIRQTFMDKQNVKLDCKRFRPILLEALDNLNP
- the LOC127777217 gene encoding alpha-1,3-arabinosyltransferase XAT3-like isoform X2, translated to MKAGERPKLVRGLRQESRRFRLLVIVVGFFLVSLTFVFVSKPDAILFGLNGKLPVEQAPTSILIQQKVNEPSGESRKTSTDALRGDPEVVDDEADVKLKGTGGAGEKEGRVLSEPDPTSEMMEPTHNKEGNDHKSQQETLDNHCGCPNGNDEEREHAEQKHKVTLPTVSNYTIHDAAEDTENAKQEGMNNVQQGSKPLCDFSNFTANVCEMRGDVRIHPTATSVLFMEPEGSQRDEVWKIKPYPRKGDEFCLSHITEVTVKSSKVAPECTKYHDVPAVIFSLTGYTGNLFHDFTDVLVPLFTTASEFNGEVQFLITDMAFWWTIKYQTVLQKLSKYPVIDFSKDDQVHCFKHAIVGLHAYMEFTIDSTKAPHNYSMADFNRFMRGAYSLGRDSVTVLGEYPKIKPRLFIIKRHRTRMFLNLDEIISMAEELGFEVVIDEANVSSDISWFARLVNSVDVMMGVHGAGLTNCVFLPQNATLIQIVPWGGLDWISRTDFGNPAELMGLRYKQYSIDVDESSLTDQYPRDHEIFNNPISFHQRGFDFIRQTFMDKQNVKLDCKRFRPILLEALDNLNP